One window of Dechloromonas sp. ZY10 genomic DNA carries:
- a CDS encoding sulfite oxidase heme-binding subunit YedZ encodes MKALLFALCLLPLLRLAWAAWHDDFGANPVEFVQRWTGIWTFNLLLLTLCISPLRAFTGRPWLIRLRRMLGLFCFFYASLHFLSYIGFDHSFEVDAIARDILKRPFVSAGFAAFVLLLPLAATSSNRAIRWLGGRRWQDLHRAIYPIALLACVHYFWLVKATALLWPLAYSLAVTALLGWRMQAWKRKAQVAAPTPGTRVQPVHFHQQRPKSGSATD; translated from the coding sequence GTGAAGGCCCTCCTGTTCGCGCTCTGCCTACTTCCCTTGCTCCGCCTGGCGTGGGCCGCCTGGCATGATGACTTTGGTGCCAACCCCGTTGAATTCGTGCAACGCTGGACCGGCATCTGGACCTTCAACCTGCTGTTGCTGACCCTTTGCATCTCGCCCCTGCGCGCCTTCACCGGTCGCCCCTGGCTGATCCGGCTGCGGCGGATGCTCGGCCTGTTCTGTTTTTTTTACGCCAGCCTGCACTTCCTGTCCTACATCGGCTTTGACCACAGTTTCGAAGTCGATGCCATCGCCCGCGACATTCTCAAACGCCCCTTCGTCAGCGCTGGCTTTGCCGCCTTCGTGCTACTGCTGCCGCTGGCGGCGACCTCGTCGAATCGCGCCATCCGCTGGCTTGGAGGGCGCCGTTGGCAGGACCTGCACCGGGCCATTTACCCAATTGCATTGCTCGCCTGTGTGCACTACTTCTGGCTGGTCAAGGCCACTGCACTGCTTTGGCCGCTGGCCTACAGCCTCGCTGTAACCGCCCTGCTGGGCTGGCGCATGCAAGCCTGGAAGCGCAAGGCACAGGTCGCCGCGCCCACACCCGGAACGCGAGTGCAGCCTGTGCATTTTCACCAGCAACGTCCCAAATCAGGTTCAGCGACCGACTGA
- the bioC gene encoding malonyl-ACP O-methyltransferase BioC, which yields MNGTSATAGLPPGSFVEHAQVARRFGRAAATYREHDFLVREIDRRMHERLDYVRIEPRRILDLGCSAGGSLDALNARYPQAQWLGLDLAPAMLAQIDDRRSGWRRLFGLGKRSAPLRLAADATQLPLAARSVDLVWSNLLLHWLDNPLPALAEAQRVLDIGGLLMFSTFGPDTLHELRSAFADGYAHTQRFADMHDLGDMLVACGFADPVMDMEVIRLTYDEFDRMLAELRGAGSACALKMRRHGLTGRNRWQAVRAAYERLRENGKLPATFEVVYGHAWKVAPKQTPDGRAVVNLDGLKRKLG from the coding sequence TTGAACGGCACCTCTGCCACTGCCGGTTTGCCGCCCGGCAGTTTCGTTGAGCATGCGCAGGTGGCGCGGCGGTTTGGTCGGGCCGCTGCCACTTATCGCGAGCATGATTTCCTGGTTCGCGAAATCGACCGCCGCATGCACGAGCGCCTCGATTATGTGCGGATCGAGCCCCGGCGCATCCTTGATCTTGGCTGCAGTGCCGGGGGTAGTCTCGACGCACTGAATGCACGCTATCCGCAGGCGCAGTGGCTGGGCCTCGATCTGGCGCCGGCGATGCTGGCGCAGATCGACGACCGGCGTAGCGGTTGGCGGCGCCTGTTCGGATTGGGCAAGCGTAGCGCACCGCTCCGGCTGGCTGCCGATGCGACGCAATTGCCGTTGGCGGCACGCTCGGTTGATCTGGTCTGGTCCAATCTGCTGCTGCACTGGCTGGACAATCCTCTGCCGGCGCTTGCCGAAGCGCAACGGGTGCTGGATATCGGTGGCTTGCTGATGTTTTCAACCTTCGGGCCGGATACCCTGCATGAGCTACGCAGCGCATTTGCCGATGGCTATGCGCATACCCAGCGCTTTGCCGATATGCACGATCTGGGAGATATGCTGGTCGCTTGCGGTTTTGCCGATCCGGTGATGGATATGGAAGTGATTCGTCTGACCTACGACGAATTCGACCGGATGCTGGCTGAACTGCGTGGCGCGGGTTCGGCCTGCGCACTGAAGATGCGCCGCCATGGCCTGACCGGCCGCAATCGTTGGCAGGCCGTGCGCGCGGCTTACGAGCGACTGCGCGAAAACGGCAAGCTGCCGGCTACCTTCGAGGTGGTTTATGGTCATGCCTGGAAGGTTGCGCCCAAGCAGACTCCGGATGGTCGGGCGGTGGTTAACCTCGATGGCCTGAAGCGCAAGCTCGGCTAA
- the bioB gene encoding biotin synthase BioB: protein MLACSTAAASAPQASSESRHRWTVEEVLALYDLPLMDLIWRAQAVHREHFDANAIQRSTLLSVKTGGCSEDCGYCSQSARYQTDTERERLMPIDEVVAAAQAAKAKGASRFCMGAAWRGPKDGDLDKVLEMVREVKALGMQTCVTLGMLKDGQAGKLKEAGLDYYNHNLDTDKEFYGQVIKSHTHDDRIDTLEQVRDAGINVCSGGIIGMGESRKNRAGLIVQLANLPKAPESVPINNLVPIPGTPMAANDRLDPFEFVRTIAAARITMPSSWVRLSAGRQEMSDELQALCFLAGANSMFYGERLLTTGNPDVDRDDQLFARLGLKAV from the coding sequence ATGCTCGCTTGTTCTACCGCCGCCGCTTCCGCTCCGCAGGCTTCTTCGGAGTCCCGTCATCGCTGGACGGTCGAGGAAGTCCTCGCTCTCTACGACCTGCCGCTCATGGATTTGATCTGGCGTGCCCAGGCAGTGCACCGCGAGCATTTTGATGCAAATGCCATTCAACGCTCGACGCTGCTTTCGGTCAAGACCGGCGGTTGTTCCGAGGATTGTGGTTATTGTTCCCAATCCGCCCGCTACCAGACCGATACCGAGCGCGAGCGGCTGATGCCGATCGACGAAGTGGTGGCTGCCGCGCAGGCCGCCAAGGCCAAGGGCGCGTCCCGCTTCTGCATGGGCGCTGCCTGGCGCGGCCCCAAGGACGGCGATCTCGACAAGGTCCTGGAGATGGTGCGTGAGGTCAAGGCACTGGGGATGCAGACTTGCGTTACTCTGGGCATGCTCAAGGATGGTCAGGCCGGCAAGCTGAAGGAAGCAGGCCTTGACTATTACAACCACAACCTGGATACCGACAAGGAATTCTATGGCCAGGTGATCAAGAGCCATACCCACGACGATCGCATCGATACGCTGGAGCAGGTGCGCGATGCCGGAATCAACGTCTGTTCCGGCGGTATCATCGGCATGGGCGAGTCTCGCAAGAACCGTGCAGGTTTGATCGTGCAACTGGCCAACCTGCCCAAGGCGCCGGAGTCGGTGCCGATCAATAATCTGGTGCCGATCCCGGGGACGCCGATGGCGGCCAATGATCGTCTCGATCCCTTTGAATTCGTGCGCACCATTGCTGCGGCACGGATCACCATGCCGAGTTCCTGGGTTCGCCTGTCGGCCGGTCGCCAGGAAATGAGTGACGAGTTGCAGGCGCTGTGTTTCCTTGCCGGTGCCAATTCGATGTTCTACGGCGAACGCCTGCTAACCACCGGCAACCCGGACGTCGACCGCGACGACCAACTGTTTGCCCGCCTCGGTCTCAAGGCGGTTTGA
- a CDS encoding ComF family protein: MDDPVHDSFPPTTGWRQLSHLSTQLLARLGCYLGNLLASHCLLCGAASGNDPVCPACAGELPRLLPGDSCPCCGEGGSGGAVCGRCLRQPPPFRSTSAAWRYAFPADRLVQALKYQHRLALAGWLGRQLASSITVPDCDWIIPLPLHPERLAERGFNQSQLIAEALGKCLRRPVDRDSLVRIRPTPPQAALAYRRRQANVRGAFACQRDFRQQRLLLVDDVMTTGATLREAARVLRLHGASEIRLAVVARAQRDDRRILLRPDSMV, translated from the coding sequence TTGGATGATCCTGTCCACGATTCGTTCCCACCCACTACCGGATGGCGCCAACTCAGCCACTTGAGCACCCAGCTACTTGCTCGCCTGGGCTGCTACCTCGGCAACTTGCTGGCCTCGCACTGCCTGTTGTGCGGGGCAGCCAGTGGCAACGACCCAGTTTGCCCGGCCTGCGCCGGCGAACTGCCGCGTCTCCTCCCCGGCGACAGCTGCCCTTGCTGCGGCGAAGGCGGTAGCGGCGGCGCAGTCTGCGGCCGCTGTCTGCGCCAGCCGCCGCCCTTCCGGTCAACCTCCGCTGCTTGGCGTTACGCTTTTCCTGCCGATCGCCTGGTTCAAGCCCTTAAATACCAGCATCGCCTGGCCCTTGCCGGCTGGCTGGGACGCCAACTGGCGAGCAGCATCACCGTTCCGGACTGCGACTGGATCATTCCCCTGCCGCTACACCCTGAACGACTAGCCGAGCGCGGCTTCAACCAATCCCAGCTGATTGCCGAAGCACTCGGAAAATGCCTGCGGCGGCCCGTCGACCGTGACAGCCTGGTCCGCATCCGGCCAACCCCACCGCAGGCGGCGCTCGCCTATCGCCGGCGTCAAGCCAACGTCCGCGGCGCTTTTGCTTGCCAGCGCGATTTTCGCCAGCAGCGCCTACTGCTGGTCGACGACGTGATGACCACCGGTGCCACCCTGCGCGAAGCCGCCCGTGTATTGCGTTTACATGGCGCATCTGAAATTCGGCTGGCGGTGGTGGCTCGCGCCCAGCGCGACGACCGGAGAATTCTGCTCAGGCCCGATTCCATGGTTTAA
- the trmL gene encoding tRNA (uridine(34)/cytosine(34)/5-carboxymethylaminomethyluridine(34)-2'-O)-methyltransferase TrmL → MFAIVLFQPEIPPNTGNIIRLCANTGTELHLVEPLGFSLDDKHMRRAGLDYHEYASIQRHADWADCCAALAGRRLFAMTTKGRTSPYETRLQPGDVFVFGRESAGLPPEIREQFPPAQRLRLPMLPEQRSLNLSNAAAVTLFEAWRQNDFAGSLHLAP, encoded by the coding sequence ATGTTCGCGATTGTTCTCTTTCAGCCGGAGATTCCTCCCAATACCGGCAACATCATCCGCCTTTGCGCCAATACCGGGACCGAACTGCACCTGGTCGAGCCACTCGGGTTCAGTCTGGACGACAAGCACATGCGGCGCGCCGGCCTCGACTACCACGAATATGCCAGCATCCAGCGCCATGCCGACTGGGCCGACTGCTGCGCTGCGCTGGCCGGCCGCCGCTTGTTCGCCATGACCACCAAAGGACGGACCTCACCTTATGAAACCCGGCTGCAACCCGGTGATGTCTTCGTATTCGGCCGCGAAAGCGCCGGCCTCCCGCCCGAAATCCGCGAGCAGTTTCCGCCAGCACAACGCCTGCGCCTGCCGATGCTGCCGGAGCAGCGCAGCCTGAATCTTTCCAACGCCGCAGCGGTGACATTGTTCGAGGCCTGGCGCCAGAATGATTTCGCCGGCAGCCTCCACCTCGCCCCTTGA
- a CDS encoding NAD(P)H-dependent glycerol-3-phosphate dehydrogenase, translating into MKITVLGAGAWGTALAIAFAGKHAVTLWTRESDVAEDLRSTRENRRFFPGYRLPENVEVATDFASAVAPAELLLIATPTAGLRPTLQILHDQGVVRPLIWVCKGFEAGTGRLPHQVVAEVLGKGVLSGVLSGPSFAEEVAAGQPTAVALAANSVDFSRQAAHELHTQRLRIYANDDLVGVEVGGAVKNVLAIAAGVCDGLGLGHNARAALLTRGLAEIARLGEALGAKRETFMGLAGMGDLILTCTGDLSRNRRVGLALAEGKSLPQILEELGHVAEGVYTAREVARLAGELGVEMPISQAVAAVLAGQCSAVEAVELLMARDPRVEAA; encoded by the coding sequence ATGAAGATTACCGTTCTGGGGGCCGGTGCCTGGGGAACCGCGCTGGCAATCGCGTTTGCCGGCAAGCATGCGGTGACTCTGTGGACCCGCGAATCCGATGTCGCCGAAGATTTACGGTCGACCCGTGAAAATCGGCGTTTTTTCCCAGGCTATCGTTTGCCGGAGAACGTCGAGGTGGCAACTGATTTTGCCAGCGCCGTTGCGCCGGCTGAGTTGCTGCTGATTGCCACACCAACGGCCGGTCTGCGTCCGACGCTGCAGATTCTGCACGATCAGGGTGTGGTTCGCCCGTTGATCTGGGTCTGCAAGGGCTTTGAGGCCGGGACTGGGCGTTTGCCGCATCAGGTGGTCGCCGAGGTCCTGGGCAAGGGGGTTTTGTCCGGGGTGTTGTCCGGTCCGAGTTTTGCTGAGGAAGTTGCTGCGGGGCAGCCGACCGCCGTAGCCTTGGCCGCCAATTCCGTCGATTTTTCCCGTCAGGCAGCGCACGAACTGCATACCCAGCGGCTGCGCATTTATGCCAATGACGATCTGGTCGGTGTCGAGGTCGGCGGTGCAGTCAAGAATGTGCTGGCGATTGCTGCCGGTGTTTGTGACGGCCTGGGGCTTGGCCACAATGCCCGGGCAGCGTTGTTGACCCGCGGTCTGGCAGAGATTGCGCGTCTGGGCGAAGCCCTTGGCGCCAAGCGGGAGACCTTCATGGGGCTGGCCGGTATGGGCGACCTGATCCTGACCTGTACCGGGGATCTGTCACGCAACCGCCGGGTTGGTTTGGCGCTGGCCGAGGGCAAATCATTGCCGCAGATTCTGGAAGAGCTCGGGCATGTGGCCGAAGGGGTTTACACCGCCCGTGAAGTTGCCCGCCTGGCTGGCGAACTGGGGGTCGAAATGCCGATTTCGCAGGCAGTGGCGGCGGTTCTTGCTGGCCAGTGTAGCGCGGTCGAGGCGGTTGAGTTACTGATGGCACGCGACCCTCGCGTCGAGGCAGCCTGA
- a CDS encoding SH3 domain-containing protein: MPRWRIWCFVLCAALFGNAQAVDYRSVEPGAAVLYDSPSQKGKKLYLIKALTPVEVVVRLEGWSKVRDAEGTLAWIETKFLAEKRTLLVTAARGEIRQADRPDAPLVLEVDKWVALEYLDKATVGWVKVRHRDGATGFIRSMQVWGL, encoded by the coding sequence ATGCCGCGCTGGCGTATCTGGTGCTTCGTGTTGTGCGCTGCCCTCTTTGGCAACGCGCAGGCGGTTGACTATCGCTCTGTCGAGCCGGGAGCTGCCGTGCTCTACGACTCGCCTTCGCAAAAAGGCAAGAAGCTCTATCTGATCAAGGCCCTGACTCCGGTCGAGGTGGTGGTTCGGCTGGAGGGGTGGAGCAAGGTTCGCGATGCCGAGGGAACGCTGGCGTGGATTGAAACAAAATTTCTGGCGGAGAAGCGCACCTTGCTGGTGACCGCTGCGCGCGGCGAAATCCGTCAGGCGGACCGCCCCGATGCACCCTTGGTGCTGGAAGTCGATAAATGGGTTGCCTTGGAATATCTTGATAAGGCGACCGTCGGTTGGGTCAAGGTGCGTCATCGCGATGGCGCAACCGGTTTCATCCGCAGCATGCAGGTGTGGGGGCTATGA
- the secB gene encoding protein-export chaperone SecB, protein MEQNQPVFGIEKLYVKDLSIEVPNAPEIFLEQEAPQVEIQLNTGGRGLGDGVFEVVLTVTVTATVGEKTVFLVEVGQAGIFRIMNVPEEQLEPLIAVACPNLLFPYAREVVSDAVTRAGFSPIVLQPVNFEAMYMQRLEEQAAAAAPSEIPVQ, encoded by the coding sequence ATGGAACAGAATCAGCCGGTTTTCGGCATTGAAAAGCTTTACGTCAAGGATTTGTCGATCGAGGTGCCGAATGCGCCCGAAATCTTCCTCGAGCAGGAAGCACCGCAGGTCGAAATCCAGCTGAATACTGGCGGCCGGGGTCTTGGCGACGGTGTTTTCGAAGTTGTGCTGACGGTGACCGTCACTGCTACCGTCGGCGAAAAAACCGTGTTTCTGGTCGAAGTGGGCCAAGCCGGTATCTTCCGCATCATGAATGTACCGGAAGAGCAACTTGAGCCGCTGATTGCGGTGGCGTGTCCGAACCTGCTCTTCCCCTATGCCCGCGAAGTTGTTTCCGATGCGGTGACCCGCGCCGGCTTCTCGCCGATCGTTCTGCAGCCGGTCAATTTCGAGGCAATGTACATGCAGCGTCTGGAGGAGCAAGCCGCCGCTGCCGCACCGTCCGAAATTCCGGTGCAATAA
- the grxC gene encoding glutaredoxin 3, with amino-acid sequence MSAPVLMYTTAVCPYCIRAKQLLAARGVGEIEEVRIDLDPARRDEMMQRTGRRTVPQIYIGTTHVGGCDDLIALDRAGGLLPLLAGEA; translated from the coding sequence ATGAGTGCGCCCGTGCTGATGTACACCACGGCAGTCTGTCCGTACTGTATCCGTGCCAAGCAGCTGCTGGCAGCCCGCGGAGTCGGTGAAATCGAGGAGGTGCGGATTGACCTCGATCCGGCTCGCCGTGACGAGATGATGCAGCGCACCGGGCGGCGCACCGTGCCGCAAATTTACATCGGTACCACGCATGTTGGCGGTTGCGATGACCTGATTGCTCTCGACCGGGCTGGCGGCCTGTTGCCGCTGCTCGCAGGCGAGGCCTGA
- a CDS encoding rhodanese-like domain-containing protein has product MEFVYQNILLISIVVISGLGLIWPALVRRAGTAVNPGAATLLINRENAVVLDVREAEEFAQGHLPDAINLPAGKLVERLAEIEKYKDKPLIVCCAAGMRSNRACRDLGKQGFNQLYNLEGGVDAWVGAGYPIKKGSRNK; this is encoded by the coding sequence ATGGAGTTTGTTTATCAGAATATCCTGCTGATCTCGATTGTCGTTATCAGCGGCTTGGGCCTGATTTGGCCGGCGTTGGTCCGGCGGGCCGGCACGGCGGTCAATCCGGGAGCCGCGACCTTGCTGATCAATCGTGAAAATGCAGTGGTCCTTGATGTGCGCGAGGCCGAAGAGTTTGCCCAGGGGCATTTGCCGGATGCAATCAACCTGCCGGCCGGCAAGCTGGTCGAACGACTTGCCGAAATCGAGAAATACAAGGACAAGCCGCTGATCGTCTGTTGTGCTGCTGGCATGCGCTCGAACCGTGCCTGCCGCGATCTGGGCAAGCAGGGTTTCAACCAGCTCTACAACCTCGAAGGCGGCGTTGATGCCTGGGTCGGGGCCGGCTATCCGATCAAGAAAGGTAGTCGCAACAAATGA
- a CDS encoding helix-turn-helix transcriptional regulator — protein sequence MEAPSFNLIDKQEHIELAARALKAIAHPLRLKILCVLGDQEACVQEIVDAVGTSQSNISQHLAILREKGVLLTRKDANRVFYRVGDQRTLQLVGMMREVFCGVEE from the coding sequence TTGGAAGCACCTTCGTTCAATCTGATCGACAAGCAGGAGCATATCGAGCTTGCAGCACGGGCGCTGAAGGCGATTGCCCATCCCTTGCGGCTGAAGATTCTCTGCGTGCTGGGCGATCAGGAAGCCTGTGTACAGGAGATCGTCGATGCCGTCGGGACGTCGCAAAGCAATATTTCGCAACATCTCGCCATTCTGCGTGAAAAGGGCGTGTTGCTGACCCGCAAGGACGCCAACCGGGTTTTTTATCGCGTGGGCGATCAGCGGACTTTGCAACTCGTCGGTATGATGCGTGAAGTCTTTTGCGGTGTGGAGGAGTAA
- a CDS encoding murein hydrolase activator EnvC, whose product MPPPLSRPSPRLLFARRALAGTCCLLTLAGLPAAANPPAKGPQGKAPPPEIAEKQADLGELRGRIENLRKELSASEESKASAADRLRESERQISRLEREVHELGEQRGQLQKKLKNLEQQSTELGQTLAQQQNRLERLLYRHYLRGNPDTLQSLLNGEDPNQLARDLYYFSAIAQARSELMGELKDNLARKKALASETKARAGELAEIEAEQQKRHSELQKQREQRKTLYAQLAEKVNAQRKEIGSLQQNEKRLTQLIDRLSKILAAQAAARAAEAAKAAESARRASEEASRHKKRGEEPPARTTSEAPRSSKPAEAENRYEPAPNDGSFARQKGNLRLPVRGSVSGRFGSPREGGGTWRGLFIRATSGSEVKAVANGRVVFADWMRGFGNLLIVDHGDGYLSIYGNNEALLKQVGQSVRGGENIASVGNSGGNPESGLYFEIRHQGQPVDPMKWASLK is encoded by the coding sequence GTGCCGCCGCCGCTTAGCCGTCCATCTCCCCGCTTGTTGTTTGCCCGCCGGGCGCTGGCCGGCACCTGCTGCCTGCTCACGCTGGCCGGGCTTCCCGCCGCCGCGAACCCACCGGCCAAAGGCCCTCAGGGCAAGGCACCGCCCCCTGAAATCGCTGAAAAACAGGCTGACCTTGGCGAGTTGAGGGGGCGCATCGAAAACCTGCGCAAGGAGCTTTCAGCCAGCGAAGAAAGCAAAGCCAGCGCCGCCGACCGGCTCCGCGAATCGGAGCGGCAGATCTCACGCCTGGAACGCGAGGTACACGAACTTGGCGAGCAACGCGGTCAACTGCAGAAAAAGCTGAAAAACCTCGAACAGCAATCGACCGAACTTGGCCAGACGCTGGCGCAGCAGCAGAACCGCCTGGAGCGACTGCTCTACCGGCATTACCTGCGCGGCAATCCGGACACCCTGCAATCCTTGCTCAACGGCGAGGACCCCAACCAGTTGGCGCGCGACCTGTATTATTTTTCGGCGATTGCGCAAGCCCGCAGCGAATTGATGGGCGAACTGAAAGACAACCTCGCTCGCAAGAAAGCACTGGCCAGCGAAACCAAGGCCCGCGCCGGCGAACTTGCGGAAATCGAGGCGGAGCAGCAAAAACGCCATAGCGAACTGCAAAAACAACGCGAACAACGCAAAACCTTGTACGCCCAACTGGCGGAAAAGGTGAACGCCCAGCGCAAGGAAATCGGCAGTCTGCAACAAAATGAAAAGCGGCTAACGCAACTGATTGATCGCCTATCCAAGATTCTTGCTGCCCAGGCCGCAGCCCGTGCAGCCGAAGCCGCAAAGGCTGCAGAGTCGGCTCGCCGGGCCAGCGAAGAAGCCTCCCGCCACAAAAAACGCGGCGAGGAACCCCCCGCCCGCACCACCAGCGAAGCGCCACGCAGCAGCAAGCCGGCTGAAGCCGAGAACCGCTACGAACCCGCCCCCAACGATGGCAGCTTTGCCCGCCAGAAAGGCAATCTCCGGCTTCCGGTACGCGGCAGCGTCAGCGGCCGCTTCGGCAGCCCACGCGAAGGCGGCGGCACCTGGCGCGGGCTGTTCATTCGCGCCACCAGCGGGAGCGAAGTCAAGGCGGTAGCCAACGGCCGCGTCGTTTTTGCCGACTGGATGCGCGGTTTCGGCAATCTGCTGATTGTCGACCATGGCGACGGCTACCTCTCGATCTATGGCAACAACGAAGCGTTGCTCAAGCAGGTCGGGCAGAGCGTGCGCGGCGGTGAAAACATTGCCAGTGTGGGCAACAGCGGGGGCAACCCGGAATCCGGTTTATACTTTGAAATTCGCCACCAGGGGCAACCCGTAGACCCGATGAAATGGGCCAGTTTGAAATGA
- a CDS encoding S41 family peptidase: MSKAKTFSLVLGGFVAGALISLHLPALAEKESKAGLPIDELRTFAEVYSAIKQGYVEPVEDKKMITNAISGMLSNLDPHSAYLDADAFKDLQIGAQGEFGGLGIEVGMEDGLVKVISPIEDTPAYRAGVKSGDLIFKLDDTPVKGLTLSEAVKKMRGKPKTSLKISILRKGEVKPLEITLVREIIKVQSVKSKLIEPGYGWVRITQFQENTTAELARHLNTLYKDGNLRGLVLDLRNDPGGLLNSAIGVSAAFLPAEVKVVSTDGRTDDARQEFLARPRDYLRGTKEDPLRTLPTDVKKVQMVVLVNGGSASASEIVAGALQDYKRARIIGTQTFGKGSVQSVLPLPGNTAIKLTTARYYTPDGRSIQAKGITPDIVVEETPNGSNGQRLREADLDRHLMNDKEKEEAKAAAKEAAKPNKPAAKAGNGDKKDKPESEDELPPRLEYASSSDYQFQQALTLLKGGQIVENKPQ, from the coding sequence ATGAGCAAAGCCAAAACCTTCAGCCTCGTCCTCGGCGGCTTCGTCGCCGGCGCCTTGATCAGCCTTCACCTACCGGCCCTTGCCGAGAAGGAGAGCAAGGCAGGCCTGCCAATCGACGAATTGCGCACCTTCGCCGAAGTCTACAGCGCGATCAAGCAAGGCTACGTCGAGCCGGTCGAAGACAAGAAGATGATCACCAATGCCATCTCCGGCATGCTCTCCAATCTCGACCCGCATTCCGCCTATCTTGATGCCGATGCCTTCAAGGATCTGCAGATTGGCGCCCAGGGCGAATTCGGTGGCCTCGGCATCGAAGTCGGCATGGAAGACGGCTTGGTCAAAGTCATTTCCCCGATCGAAGACACCCCGGCTTACCGTGCCGGAGTCAAATCCGGCGACCTGATCTTCAAGCTCGATGACACGCCGGTCAAGGGCCTGACCCTGTCGGAAGCAGTCAAGAAAATGCGCGGCAAACCGAAAACCTCGCTCAAGATTTCGATCTTGCGCAAGGGCGAAGTCAAGCCGCTCGAAATCACACTGGTCCGCGAAATCATCAAAGTCCAGAGCGTCAAATCCAAGCTGATTGAGCCGGGTTACGGCTGGGTTCGGATTACCCAGTTCCAGGAAAACACCACGGCCGAACTCGCCCGCCACCTGAACACCCTCTATAAAGATGGCAACCTGCGCGGCCTCGTGCTCGACCTGCGCAACGATCCGGGCGGCCTGCTCAACAGCGCCATCGGCGTCTCCGCGGCGTTCCTGCCGGCCGAGGTCAAGGTGGTCTCGACCGACGGCCGCACCGACGATGCCCGCCAGGAATTCCTTGCCCGCCCGCGCGACTACCTGCGCGGCACCAAGGAGGATCCGCTGCGGACGCTGCCGACCGATGTCAAGAAAGTGCAGATGGTGGTTCTGGTCAACGGCGGCTCGGCCTCGGCCTCGGAAATCGTCGCCGGAGCCCTGCAGGACTACAAGCGCGCCCGGATCATCGGCACCCAGACTTTTGGCAAGGGATCGGTGCAATCGGTATTGCCGCTACCCGGCAACACCGCGATCAAGCTGACTACCGCCCGCTACTACACCCCGGACGGCCGCTCGATCCAGGCCAAGGGCATCACTCCCGACATCGTTGTCGAAGAAACGCCAAACGGCAGCAATGGCCAACGCCTGCGCGAAGCCGACCTTGACCGTCACCTGATGAACGACAAGGAGAAGGAAGAGGCCAAAGCCGCAGCCAAGGAGGCGGCGAAGCCCAACAAGCCAGCAGCCAAGGCCGGCAACGGCGACAAGAAGGACAAGCCGGAGAGCGAGGACGAACTACCTCCGCGCCTTGAATACGCCAGCTCCAGCGATTACCAGTTCCAGCAGGCGCTGACTCTTCTCAAGGGCGGACAGATCGTGGAGAATAAGCCACAGTAA
- a CDS encoding ThiF family adenylyltransferase, whose amino-acid sequence MNDQQLLRYSRHILLDALGVEGQQSILDSHALIIGAGGLGSPAALYLASAGIGKITLVDDDSVDFTNLQRQIMHCEARVGMAKAESGRQALAAINPEIEVVPLIRRLAGAELGALVASADLVLDCTDNFATRHAINRACVQHRKPLVSGAAIRFDGQVSVYDLRRDDAPCYHCLFPEGEDVEEVRCAVMGVFAPLTGIVGSMQAAEALKLAAGIGQPLNGRLLLLDALSMEWRSVKFRRDPECAVCRPDSRVRSGDWRETEVDQGAPACRL is encoded by the coding sequence ATGAACGACCAGCAACTCCTCCGCTACAGCCGCCACATTCTGCTCGATGCCCTAGGGGTTGAAGGTCAGCAATCGATTCTCGACAGTCACGCATTGATCATTGGCGCCGGCGGGCTCGGTTCGCCGGCCGCGTTGTATCTGGCCTCGGCGGGGATCGGCAAGATCACGCTGGTCGATGATGACAGCGTGGATTTCACCAACCTGCAACGCCAGATCATGCATTGTGAAGCGCGGGTCGGCATGGCCAAGGCCGAATCCGGGCGCCAGGCGCTGGCGGCGATCAATCCCGAGATTGAAGTTGTCCCGCTGATTCGCCGCCTGGCGGGAGCCGAGCTTGGCGCACTGGTCGCCAGCGCCGATCTGGTACTCGACTGCACCGACAATTTCGCGACCCGGCACGCGATCAACCGCGCCTGCGTGCAGCACCGCAAGCCACTGGTTTCCGGCGCGGCGATCCGTTTTGACGGCCAGGTCAGCGTCTACGATTTGCGCCGCGACGACGCCCCCTGCTACCACTGCCTGTTTCCTGAAGGCGAGGATGTCGAGGAAGTACGCTGCGCGGTAATGGGCGTCTTTGCCCCGCTGACCGGCATCGTCGGCAGCATGCAGGCGGCCGAAGCGCTGAAGCTGGCGGCCGGCATCGGCCAGCCGCTGAACGGCCGACTACTGCTGCTCGACGCACTGAGCATGGAATGGCGCAGCGTCAAATTCCGCCGCGACCCGGAGTGCGCGGTCTGTCGCCCGGACTCGCGGGTCCGCAGTGGCGACTGGCGCGAAACCGAGGTGGACCAAGGCGCCCCCGCCTGCCGGCTCTGA